Within the Cystobacter fuscus DSM 2262 genome, the region TGCGCTCGGGCCACGGAGCGAATCCACGCCCCGAGCCCACCACGAGCGTCTGCCAGAACTCGCGCAGCGCCTGCACCTCGGCAGGCAGGTGGCCCGTGGGCATGGGCGCTCGGTACTCCCGGGCCGCCACGCGCGTCACGGTGAGGCGCCCGCTCCTCGGCGGCGTCACGGGCGTGACGGGCGCCAGCGTGACGGAGGAAGGAGGAGGTGTAGTTATTTCTTTCTTCTTCTCCTCCTCCTGCATCACGTCACGCGTCACGCCGTCACGCTCGGCCGTCATGAGGCGCTGGCGCAGTCGGTAAGCCCTTGATCTCGCTGCGTCCTGGGCCTTGCGGTGCTCATCCTTCTGGGCCTCCGTCACGCTCGCGTCCGTGACGCCCGTCACGCCGGGGGCGTCACGCGTGATGCGTGATGCGTGACGCCCCTCCGTCACGCTGTCCGAGCGTGACGCGGGCGGTGGAGGCACGGCGGCCGGAGCCGCGAAGCTCGCGGTGAGGTTGACGAGCGCCTGGGCCTGCAGGCGCGCCGTGGCCTCGGCCCGCTCGGCCCGGGCCAGAGCCGCAGCCAGCTCCGCGCGCAGGGCGGCGAGTTCCGCGGATGGGGAGTGGCAGGTCATCTCGTCCCCCACAGGGCCAGGGTGGGCTGGCGCTCGCCCAGACAGTGCGGTGAAAACCACACGCGCTCGCGCCGGGCGTTGGCGGTATTGCCCGCGGAGGCGGCGTACCCACCCGAGGCCTTCCACGCCACGCAGCGCCAACTCTCGGGCATCTGGTGCTCGCCCTCGTAGCCGCAGAGGACAATCCGAAACCTGGGGTTGTCGCCATGGGCGATAGCCCACTCACGCACAGAGTGGGCGACGTCGAGGTCCTCCTGGGCGTACAGGCTCGGATCCCTCCCCGCCTCCGCGGAGTACGGCGGGTCCAGGAAGACGGCGGTGTTGCCGATGGCCACGGTGGCGGAGGGCCCCAGCACCCGCTCCCAATCACCACAGCACACACGCACGTGGCGCAGGCGCGTGGCCAGCGCTTGCATCCACTCCAGCACGGAGCCACGCCTCCCAGAGGCGTGCACGCCTGCCCCGACCGCCCCCGAGTTGCCCCGCAGCATCGGCATTTGCTCTCGCAATTGCTGGCCATGGACTCCGTTGCCACTGCCAAGGTTGGGCCGCTGTCGCCAGGTGCTCGAGGTATCCCCCCTAGCAGTCCGCGCATGGATGCCCTGTGCCCTCCGCCCTGCATTGGTCCTGCCTTCCCAGTTCACCGAGTTGGCGAGCGAGACGTTCCACGACGTCTTGAAGGTGCCGTCACGGTACGTCCCCTCGCGCACCGCGAGCTGGTGCACGCCCCGGCCCGGCTTGTCGAGCATCGGCCGCTTCGCGTACTCGGCGGTGCGGATGCCCACGCCCTTCTTCGCGCCCGCCTCCGCCTGCTCTTCCCACGCGGGCTGGGCACACCAGCCGGAGCCGATCCACTGGCTGATGCCCCAGACCCAAAGGCCGGCCACCTTGGCGTCGAAGTACTCCATGTCCTGGCGCATGCGCTCGCGGAAGTCCCGCTGGGACACCAGCCAGCGGTGGCGGGCATGCAGGTCCACCTCGTTGACGGGCCAATCCGCGTGGTGCGCCACGCCCTCGGGATCGGCCGCCACCGCGCGCCAGAAGTTCGCAAGGTAGCAGTCCAAGTCATTGACGGTTTCCACCCGCGGTTCGCCCGGGCGACCGAGCAACACCGCGAGGCTGCCGGCGAAGGGCTCCACGTAGTTGGCCACGTCGGCGCCGAAGGCGTCCCACACGAGGTGGGCCACCCGAGACTTGCCGCCGAACCAGGGAAAGGGGGCCTTGAGGCTCATGCTCCCTCCATCGCGGACACCCGGCAGCAAGGAGGGGGCACGGGCACCGTCCAGCGGCAGTCCACGAAGTGCGGAATCCCGTGAGAGCAGCGCGGCCAACCGGGCTCCTCACACTTCGCGCTCGGCAGTCGGTACGAGTGGAAACTCCCCGGGCCACCGCCGCTCCACAGCCGGCCGCAGTAGGCACAGGGCACCAGGCGCTGCACCCGCTGGGCGGGGAGGACGCTGTGCAGGGCGGTGTGAATGAAGGGCGCGGGGCCGCGGGCCCGGCCCGGCGCGTCCACGGTGAGCACCCGGGACAGCTGGGCCTCCAGTTCCTCATTCCACTGGGCAGCGCGGGCCAGTGCCTTCTGCTCTGCTCGCGCGTCCCGGTAGGCGCGGCCGAGCCGCACGCGCAGCTCCTCCGGGGGCGTCCACATGGAGCGGCCACCCCGCGTGGGCACCGGCGTAATGGGCACAGGCGTGTCCACCCACAGTAGGACGGAGCCATGCGCCCAAGGGGACAGCGCCGGCGCGAGGCTCGGAGAAATGCTCTCCAGGCGCCGCGCACGGGCCACGGCCACCACGGCGTCCGTCACCTGGGCGAGCTCGTGCTCGGGCACCACGGCCCGGGCGAGGGCGAGACGCTCCGCTGCGCGGCTGTCCTCCTCCGCGCTCGCGTGAATGGCGACGTACTCCCCGAAGAGGTACTCGTCCGCTGGCGGCAGGCTGATGACGGGGCACAGCCCCAGGGCCACGAGGGCGGCCCACGGGCGGCGGAGCGTCACGGCGAAGAGCCGCTGCTCGGTGATGATCGGCGTGGTGCTCACTGCCCGACCCCCTCCGGGCACAGTTCAAGGACAAAGCCCCGTCGGATGAAGTCCTCGGCCTCGGCCATCAGCGCCTTGTGCTGGCTCGCCCAGGAGACGACGGCGATCATCGATGCCACGAGTCCGTCCTCGTCCCACCTGAACGGTCCGTGGCGCGTCCCGTCCGTCGCGGTGAAGTGCACCTCCGGCGCGCCTTCGTTGAAGTCCCACACCTCCAGTCGCCAGCCGCCAGAGAGCGCGTAGAAGAACGGCCCCTCCGCGAGCGGCTCAGCGGGCACGCCCACCCTCAACCCGGGCACGGCGCCGTCGCGGCATGCCTGCGCCAGCGGCTTCACCACCGTCTCGGCGTGCTCCTTCCACCAGGACAAGAGGGCGCGGTGCTCCTCGAGCGCAGCGCCTCGGAGCGTGCCTGCGTAGTGGTGGCTGGCCTTGAGGCCGCTTCTGCCCCACCACGACGCCGCGCGCCGCTCGCCCAGCGCCTCATTCACGAGCCATAGCGGGACGACCTGGCTCCCGCCCAGGAGCCGCTCCGGCAGCTCCACGCGCCAGGAGTCGCCGGTGCTCTGGAGATGCGCCGAGTGTCCCTCCGGGGTGCTGGCCTGGGCCGGTGCGGACGGTGCGGCGGGCAGCACGAGAGCCAAGGCCGCGCGGACATGTTTCGACTCCGCGATGAACCTGCTGAGACGCAGCCGGAGCGCGAGGCTGTTTATCCCGCCACACCAACCCCGAAGCCTGTCGTCCGCCTCCGGGGCTGGCTTCAGGCTCCCCTCCGCGTCCAGGACGAGAGGACCCCGGCGCGCCTTGCCCCGCGCGCCGCGGGGTACCACCCACAACCGGGCGTTGGCCGTGCCCGAGTCCGTCACCTCCAAGTCCAAATCCTCCGCCACGGCCCACCGACAGCTCGCAGCGTCCGGCTTCGCGGTGGAATTGGGTGTGCTCGGTGCGTCCTCTCGCTGAGCTCGAGTCTTCGCCCGCGCGCGAGACTTCCTCATGGGTGCCGCCGCCGCCACGTCCTGGGCGCGCCTCGTCTCCTCGGGCAGGGGCCAGTGCGCGGAGAGGTAGGCGACGAGCGCCGGTTCGAGTCCGGCGGGCAGAAGCGTGGCGAGGGCCCCTCTGGGGGTGGTGTGGGCGGTCGGCCGCACTCCAGGACCGCCATACGCAGCAGGGAACCACCCGAGTTTCTCAATCCGTTGCCCCTCAGGCCCCGCCAAGTCCACCAAGAGGAACAACTCGTGGAGGCGCCCCGCCGAAATGCTGTCCGGCTCCCCACAGAAGCCGGGCGTCACGTCCACGTGCCACCCGGGGAAGAGCGACGCGTCCACGGCCGGCCACGGTCGGCCGAACATGTCCACGGGCGCAGGCGCGACGGGCGCCGCGGGCGTCGGACTGGTGTTGGCGATCTCCGCCCGGCACTCCGCGCAGTAGAAACCGCGCGCATCCTTGGGCCCCACCGGCTGCAGTTGCGAGGCAGGGAACTCGCTGGTGCACCCGTCGCACTCGCTTGGGGTGCCGTCCCCGCTCTGCTGGGCCGCCTCGAGCTCGCGCGCTTGGCGCTTCCCGGCGAGCACCTCCGGGGTGCAGCAGCGCGAGCACAGCCAGAAGGAGAACCAATGGGCACCGCAGCGCGAGTCCTTGTCCGCGCGCCACGTCTTCACGCCTCGAGGACGGTGGGAGCGTCCGAAGCTCAGGCGAGCGCGCGGGCCCGTCCGGGTGCCGCATGCCCAGCATGCGCAGTCCGTCCCCGTCACCACCAGTTCGTCCTTGTACTCCCAGCCCTCCTCCCGGGGGCCCAAGTGCGCGTCCAGGAGGGCCGTGGCGTCGAGTCCCGAGAACTCCGGCGGTGCCGGTACCGGTTGGCCTTCCAGCTCCAGGCGGCGCTCGACGCGGTCGATCGCCTCGTCCTCGCTGAGGTCGGGATCGCGCTCGCGCGTCTCGGCCAAGTACCGCTCCCGCGCGGAGACAGGTACGGCGGGTCTCTCCAGGGCTGGGGCGGCGAGCACCCGGGCCACCACTTCGAGCA harbors:
- a CDS encoding DNA adenine methylase; this encodes MSLKAPFPWFGGKSRVAHLVWDAFGADVANYVEPFAGSLAVLLGRPGEPRVETVNDLDCYLANFWRAVAADPEGVAHHADWPVNEVDLHARHRWLVSQRDFRERMRQDMEYFDAKVAGLWVWGISQWIGSGWCAQPAWEEQAEAGAKKGVGIRTAEYAKRPMLDKPGRGVHQLAVREGTYRDGTFKTSWNVSLANSVNWEGRTNAGRRAQGIHARTARGDTSSTWRQRPNLGSGNGVHGQQLREQMPMLRGNSGAVGAGVHASGRRGSVLEWMQALATRLRHVRVCCGDWERVLGPSATVAIGNTAVFLDPPYSAEAGRDPSLYAQEDLDVAHSVREWAIAHGDNPRFRIVLCGYEGEHQMPESWRCVAWKASGGYAASAGNTANARRERVWFSPHCLGERQPTLALWGTR
- a CDS encoding DUF6884 domain-containing protein, with translation MSPLTPRRMALVGCGKEKLPRPAPARELYTGPLFRAALAVAEAEFGADVWILSAKHGLVDLDEDMAPYDLALGELSATERAAWARDVIRDLTDDDHGSPAHLTVYAGAPYVDALRGHLPRSWSLEDPLAGLGQGQRLSWLKGRLTQLSNRLGAPTPLTTSPAGPSGSALLESSVSAPRLTDEQREQHFHRGLALERALAELPVLKARFLEELARQEEALRAQHTRHFAAATTGEDPDARAEQQDLPLDAPASAQPTAQERSKPAPRKDAQPDPEPPTGTGRPRRRPATETKGEKRAGKAASARTATVAEASATSEGDEAAVPAPAVPCCTCGDSLADHTSPRGAIGACHAKTCPAKPRCQAFQLGRVLGWTLTWQGGWKETGGQPVFFLSQRETDVAKHGPLLSKEGGLVYADPVRLGRGTDVLEVARAKGEWSCVKGLRGVPLRVLEVVARVLAAPALERPAVPVSARERYLAETRERDPDLSEDEAIDRVERRLELEGQPVPAPPEFSGLDATALLDAHLGPREEGWEYKDELVVTGTDCACWACGTRTGPRARLSFGRSHRPRGVKTWRADKDSRCGAHWFSFWLCSRCCTPEVLAGKRQARELEAAQQSGDGTPSECDGCTSEFPASQLQPVGPKDARGFYCAECRAEIANTSPTPAAPVAPAPVDMFGRPWPAVDASLFPGWHVDVTPGFCGEPDSISAGRLHELFLLVDLAGPEGQRIEKLGWFPAAYGGPGVRPTAHTTPRGALATLLPAGLEPALVAYLSAHWPLPEETRRAQDVAAAAPMRKSRARAKTRAQREDAPSTPNSTAKPDAASCRWAVAEDLDLEVTDSGTANARLWVVPRGARGKARRGPLVLDAEGSLKPAPEADDRLRGWCGGINSLALRLRLSRFIAESKHVRAALALVLPAAPSAPAQASTPEGHSAHLQSTGDSWRVELPERLLGGSQVVPLWLVNEALGERRAASWWGRSGLKASHHYAGTLRGAALEEHRALLSWWKEHAETVVKPLAQACRDGAVPGLRVGVPAEPLAEGPFFYALSGGWRLEVWDFNEGAPEVHFTATDGTRHGPFRWDEDGLVASMIAVVSWASQHKALMAEAEDFIRRGFVLELCPEGVGQ